The proteins below come from a single Melospiza melodia melodia isolate bMelMel2 chromosome 12, bMelMel2.pri, whole genome shotgun sequence genomic window:
- the LOC134423512 gene encoding G-protein coupled receptor 55-like, producing MNDTHGKGNISASVELFQLIIYTPTFILGLLFNIMALSFLFFKVKKLSESTVYMIALIFLDTLLLFTLPFKIISYHLQDHWNLGSVFCSTLESLYFVNMYGSILISLCICVDRYIAICYPFVALTLRSIRKAAMVCALICLGTSAGTLSTFQLHGKGHNISSCFHNFSKSTWENAGLLSTLEIIFFGSMAAMTFCTAQTVRCLRRHRKPDNPQTHSTRAERIVVTNLAAFLVCFTPYHVAYLMYFLVKNNVIHISFQQVLRDLVQVTLCWANLNCCLDGVCYYFVLKESLENPLQNSEKRAMQKP from the coding sequence ATGAATGACACCCATGGCAAAGGGAATATCAGTGCTTCTGTGGAACTGTTCCAGCTCATCATATACACCCCCACTTTTATCCTGGGATTGCTGTTCAACATAATGGCTCTGTCATTCCTGTTTTTTAAGGTTAAAAAGCTGTCAGAATCTACAGTCTACATGATAGCCCTTATATTCCTGGAtactttgctgttgtttacccttcctttcaaaatcatttCCTACCACCTTCAGGACCACTGGAACTTGGGGTCTGTGTTTTGCTCCACCTTGGAGAGTCTGTACTTTGTGAACATGTACGGCAGCATCCTCATCTCCCTGTGCATCTGCGTGGATCGCTACATCGCCATCTGCTACCCCTTCGTGGCCCTCACCCTCAGGTCCATCAGGAAAGCTGCCATGGTCTGTGCTCTCATCTGCCTGGGcacctctgcagggacactctcTACCTTCCAACTGCATGGAAAGGGCCACAACATCTCTTCCTGCTTCCACAACTTCTCCAAGAGCACGTGGGAGAACGCAGGGCTGCTCAGCACCCTGGAGATCATCTTCTTCGGCAGCATGGCAGCCATGACTTTCTGCACTGCCCAAACCGTCCGGTGCCTGAGGAGGCACAGAAAGCCAGACAACCCCCAGACACACAGCACCAGAGCAGAGAGGATCGTGGTGACAAACCTGGCTGCCTTTCTGGTGTGTTTCACACCTTACCACGTGGCGTACTTGATGTACTTTTTGGTGAAGAACAACGTCATCCACATCAGTTTTCAACAAGTGCTACGAGACCTTGTTCAGGTCACCCTTTGCTGGGCAAACCTGAACTGCTGTCTTGATGGGGTGtgttattattttgttttaaaggAGTCCTTGGAAAACCCGTTGCAAAACAGTGAAAAAAGAGCCATGCAAAAACCTTGA